From Micromonospora rhizosphaerae, the proteins below share one genomic window:
- a CDS encoding S8 family serine peptidase has protein sequence MSRRFTAGAVATVAALATVLAGQSSMAGAAPSTTTEYTVVAEKGVSADAAIAAIRAAGGTVVSRTDSLGMFQVRSDRADFASRAAAAEALVGAAQQKAIGRAPKVDRVEQEHLLADAQSKGAGAVSGTSATGMDPLDDKLWGLSMIHADKARQTEPGKRGVTVGVLDTGLDASNPDLAANFSWSLSKNFAPDMTDVDGPCEVAGCLDPVGTDDGGHGSHVAGTIGAAANGFGVSGVAPNVTLVELKGGQDSGYFFLNPVVNALVHAGDVGLDVVNMSFYVDPWLYNCTANPADSPEAQAEQQVIIEGMNRALSYAHDKGVTLVGALGNNHEDLGKPRTDTSSPDYGAPAYPRPIDNSSCWDLPVEGPHVIGVSALGPSGKKSDFSNYGVEQISVSAPGGWFRDGYGTSSYRTDANMILSSYPKKVLQEEGSVDKHGNVVPAARSFVFKECTKAGVCGYYTYLQGTSMASPHAAGVASLIVSKFGKADNELGGLRMPPALVEKQLYATAAEHACPDPRLQTYTNEGRSTEFNAYCEGDEEFNGFYGYGIVDAYAAVTTPM, from the coding sequence GTGAGCAGACGCTTCACCGCCGGTGCTGTCGCGACCGTGGCGGCGTTGGCGACCGTGCTGGCCGGACAGAGCAGCATGGCCGGCGCCGCCCCGTCGACCACGACTGAGTACACCGTGGTCGCCGAGAAGGGCGTCTCGGCCGATGCCGCCATCGCGGCGATCCGCGCCGCCGGCGGCACCGTCGTGTCCCGTACCGACAGCCTCGGCATGTTCCAGGTGCGCAGCGACCGGGCGGACTTCGCCAGCCGCGCCGCCGCCGCCGAAGCCCTCGTCGGTGCCGCGCAGCAGAAGGCGATCGGCCGCGCGCCGAAGGTCGACCGGGTCGAGCAGGAGCACCTGCTGGCGGACGCGCAGAGCAAGGGCGCCGGCGCCGTCTCCGGCACCAGCGCGACCGGCATGGACCCGCTCGACGACAAGCTCTGGGGCCTGTCGATGATCCACGCCGACAAGGCGCGGCAGACCGAGCCCGGCAAGCGCGGCGTGACCGTCGGCGTCCTGGACACTGGCCTGGACGCCAGCAACCCGGACCTCGCGGCCAACTTCAGCTGGTCGCTGTCGAAGAACTTCGCCCCCGACATGACCGATGTGGACGGCCCCTGCGAGGTGGCGGGCTGCCTCGACCCGGTCGGTACCGACGACGGCGGCCACGGCAGTCACGTGGCCGGCACGATCGGTGCGGCCGCGAACGGCTTCGGCGTCTCCGGCGTCGCCCCGAATGTGACCCTGGTCGAGCTCAAGGGTGGCCAGGACTCCGGCTACTTCTTCCTGAACCCGGTGGTCAACGCCCTGGTGCACGCTGGTGACGTCGGGCTCGACGTGGTCAACATGTCGTTCTACGTCGACCCGTGGCTCTACAACTGCACCGCCAACCCGGCCGACTCGCCGGAGGCGCAGGCGGAGCAGCAGGTCATCATCGAGGGCATGAACCGGGCGCTCAGCTACGCCCACGACAAGGGCGTGACGCTCGTCGGCGCGCTCGGCAACAACCACGAGGACCTGGGCAAGCCGCGGACGGACACCTCGAGCCCGGACTACGGCGCGCCTGCCTACCCGCGGCCGATCGACAACTCCAGCTGCTGGGACCTGCCGGTGGAGGGCCCCCACGTGATCGGCGTGTCGGCGCTCGGCCCGTCGGGCAAGAAGTCCGACTTCTCCAACTACGGCGTCGAGCAGATCTCGGTATCCGCCCCCGGTGGCTGGTTCCGGGACGGCTACGGCACGTCGTCGTACCGGACCGACGCGAACATGATCCTGTCGTCGTACCCGAAGAAGGTGCTCCAGGAGGAGGGCTCGGTCGACAAGCACGGCAATGTCGTGCCGGCCGCCCGCAGCTTCGTCTTCAAGGAGTGCACCAAGGCGGGCGTTTGCGGCTACTACACCTACCTGCAGGGCACGTCGATGGCGTCGCCGCACGCCGCCGGCGTGGCGTCGCTGATCGTCAGCAAGTTCGGCAAGGCCGACAACGAGCTGGGTGGTCTGCGGATGCCTCCCGCCCTGGTGGAGAAGCAGCTTTACGCCACGGCTGCCGAGCACGCCTGCCCGGACCCGCGCCTGCAGACCTACACCAACGAGGGGCGCTCGACGGAGTTCAACGCCTACTGCGAGGGTGACGAGGAGTTCAACGGCTTCTACGGGTACGGCATCGTCGACGCGTACGCCGCGGTGACCACCCCCATGTGA
- a CDS encoding IclR family transcriptional regulator, whose translation MDTAARAGEAAARGGETAAGTPEPGRGGETAAGTPEPGRGGETAQTLDRGLRLLHLVADAPGGLTVTEAANRLGIGRAAVYRLVGALTGHGMLRRDADGRLRLGAGVLHLARRAQPLLAEGALPALRRLAEQAGATAHLTVVEGGEGVALAVVEPSWTSFHVAYRTGSRHPLERGAAGRAILAGRRGSAGPVSTSGELQAGAYGVAAPVLGVPGLEASVGVVSLAPLDVDVVGGQVTAAATAIATALS comes from the coding sequence GTGGACACGGCGGCACGTGCGGGTGAGGCGGCGGCCCGCGGGGGCGAGACGGCGGCCGGGACGCCCGAGCCGGGACGCGGCGGCGAGACGGCGGCCGGGACGCCCGAGCCGGGACGCGGCGGTGAGACGGCGCAGACCCTGGACCGGGGACTGCGCCTGCTGCACCTGGTCGCGGACGCGCCGGGCGGGCTGACCGTCACCGAGGCGGCGAACCGGTTGGGCATCGGTCGGGCAGCCGTCTACCGGCTGGTCGGCGCGCTGACCGGGCACGGGATGCTGCGCCGGGACGCCGACGGCCGGCTACGCCTCGGCGCCGGGGTGCTGCACCTGGCCCGGCGCGCCCAGCCGCTGCTCGCCGAGGGGGCGCTGCCCGCGCTGCGGCGGCTGGCCGAGCAGGCCGGCGCGACCGCCCACCTCACGGTCGTCGAGGGCGGCGAGGGGGTGGCCCTGGCTGTGGTGGAGCCGAGCTGGACGTCGTTCCACGTGGCGTACCGGACCGGGTCCCGGCATCCGCTGGAGCGGGGCGCGGCGGGGCGGGCCATCCTGGCCGGGCGGAGGGGCTCCGCCGGCCCGGTGAGCACCAGCGGCGAGCTGCAGGCGGGGGCGTACGGGGTGGCCGCGCCGGTGCTCGGGGTGCCGGGGCTGGAGGCGAGCGTCGGCGTGGTCTCGCTGGCCCCGCTGGACGTCGACGTGGTCGGCGGCCAGGTAACCGCCGCGGCGACCGCCATCGCCACCGCCCTGTCCTGA